The Bombus vancouverensis nearcticus chromosome 5, iyBomVanc1_principal, whole genome shotgun sequence genome segment AATGCCTTCAATTATTATATTCGTAATTCCTTTTGGTTGAATTCGATGTATTACAAGAGATTATAAAAGAGTAGATTTAATTTTCACACCAAACAGTGACACACGTAGGTATAAATGGTATAATACCattgataaatatttaacgtaattatAATGTGATGCTGTGTTCCAAACTTAACACTGGCTTGAAATTGACAAATACATACACGTTCGATACTACAAGGAACAGaaactatatattttttctttaatttatatatacgaTAAACTAATATTCTAAATTGTACGTGTGTAATATTCTAgttcgaagaaaaatattctagCTTTTTGATGATACAAGAAGCTATAAAGAAAACTGTTCCGTGCCTGGTTACTGATCCTTACCACTGCGACAGTATGAAATCACGTGATTGCATTATCATTTCccattgttaaattaataatatacgtacagtaactttttcatttttattaacgtaatattatattattaacataCACCTTACTTCTTTGCTTATCGTTTTATAcctataatataaaacataaaaacatatatacatataactttAAAGCTCAAATATTTTTGATGTTAATAAACATAATAATCTAATATTAGAAAGAGAATGtacaataataaatagaataaaagaataaaattataaataaataaaataagaaaaattataattaatatttaatcatAACTGTTGATGGTTCAAAACCATTTCAGTCGTgattgaatatttattacttttaaaTAGCTTATAATAATGCTATTCAAAGCgcaattaaaatttgttttagGTAGTTAGATCTAGTAACATTATAAAGCGACGAAGGTCATATAAAAATGCGATGAAAATattatctatatgtatatatgtatacatacagtGTATCAGGTCATAACTAAAGATGACATGACTTTATAGTTGAACATCGTACCCAATCTTAGAGCGAAAATCCCTAGAACGTTTGTATCAAAACAGCTGATTGCAGAAACTGACGAAAACGAAAATTCGTATTAATTGAAAAGCTATTGAAAAGTAGGTTAAAAAAGGTCAAATATCAGTCACGTCATTGTTAAGTTTCAGTAAAAGATTGTGATTATTTCAGTGAAATACAATTGTCAACTGTGAATTTTTAACATAACAGATGTTTATTGTAAGAAATGTCACAAATTGATATTCAGGACTTATTTGATAAAAGCAGGTAATATTATCAGTTGTAAACAATGGTTTTAAATAACCTTTTGCacttaattttcataattttttttaatggcaaatataatttaacttttaatattaataattgatattaatatatgtttgggattctgaaataattaattttttgttattaacATATGGATACTTTATAAAtatgtgaaatattatttaaataatattttataactgaAATATGAAGAATATGATTTctatatacaatattattattaatacaaaaacataatattctttttatgttAGCTTCTGAAATATGTAGAAAACCTTTTATGTATAACAGCATATATTGCATAAGAacagttaaaaatatatttttgtttcacaTGATTACTTATTTCACAATAACAGATATAAAAAgccattcaatttttatttataaatgttaCTATTAATAATTAATGGTAATTATAAtgtagaaataataatttatcaattagaatattattataatatgttaaaattaaatatattatttaggTTTCCCAGTGGTTGGCGTCTTgcacttatatttttatatactccAGTTGGTCTTTTACTTGTATCACTACGATTATTAATTGCTCTACAACTTTGGCTTATTGCAATACTATTACCTGATTATAATACTCTTCGGACATTTTTGCATCATGGATTTAGTTTTGTTTTTGGTATAATGGTAAAGATCAATGAGGGTGAAGTTAGAGACAAACAGGCAAGAATTGTAATTAGTAATAATGTCTCTGTCTTGGATCATTTTGCTTTATATAAAGCTACACAAGCATTAAGTCCTACTATGTGGGAACTACCTACCTCCATGGGCAATGCACTAGGTTTACAAGTAATGGATATGAATAGCAAAGAAGCACTAATTGCCAATATGAAACAGTTTCTTTCTACAACAGATAGCAATATTGCGATACAACCTGAATTTGGTATAACCAATAGTCGTGTAGCCTTGTTAAAGTTCAATTCTTGGCCATTTACCATAGAAGCATCTGTTCAACCAGTTGCAATTAAAGCATGGAGGCCAGAATTTATATCCATTCATCTTACCTCATTGGCATCTAGACGATGGATAGATATTTTTTGGTTCATGTTTGTTCCTTATACAGTTTTCATATTTAAGTACCTGAAAATCAAGCAAAATCCAGATTGTGAAGTACTAGTACGGGAAGTAGAAAAAGACATAGCAAGTAATCTTGGACTTCAAACAAGTTCTCATACTGTGTTAgataaaaaagaatttgaaaaacgcTATATTATGGAGAAGGCACAAAGTAGGAGGTTCAATAGAAATTCTCCAACTTCACAAGTTATACATAGCATTGAAATACAGAGGATGGTCCGACAAGTCAGTGAAGTGCTTCCATTAGTCCCGCATAATGTGATTCTCAGAGATCTTTGTAcgtaaacaaataattattattacttttaatCTTTAACATTAATTCTaattcattaatctttatttcaGTAAAAACACGCAATGTTGATATTACAATTGCCAATATATTGGATGGCATAGTTACTTATACTCCAGATTCATCTCAAACAGTTACACGAACAGCATCACTAGATCAATTACAAAAAAGTACAGTTAAAGACAACAGTAATGTAGGATCTTCTTCCTTCcaggaaagaaaaattaaaatgcTAAGGGAAGCTAGAGAAAGGTATATTCAAAAACATGGACTTAAAAACTGCTGACATTCTCATTACAGTTTTATTCTGGTTATTGTATCTTTATTGATTACAAATATCTAACGTTTTGCCGTATGTGTATTTACTATTACATACTGTGAATATAACTTTATTTCAAAAATACGACTGTATATGTTTATAAtgtcctattcttttacataaatattatattattattatagaaagACATTTTGGAAGACAATATTTTCAGtcgatttatatttttcatatttttattaagtaaaataaaaacttcatttatatattagttatacataaaaataaattcattaCTCCGTATGgcacaaaaattaataaattatgaacaaatatatatatacatatcaaaATGCACtaaatgtacaatatatttcattatctatatatattatttgtaatattcttaTAACTTATAAACTATTGGAAGACATTCAATTTGATAAATAGTACatattatatcaatattttactgTTTAATTATCCTAAACTATTGTCTTACACAAAAGATGTTTAAAGTTTCAACTTATTGTATTGATTATGAGAATATATTACTAACTGAGCATTTTTTAACTTCGATACTTTTTAGGATCTAATACCctcttaatattattat includes the following:
- the LOC117163367 gene encoding lipid droplet-regulating VLDL assembly factor AUP1-like — encoded protein: MSQIDIQDLFDKSRFPSGWRLALIFLYTPVGLLLVSLRLLIALQLWLIAILLPDYNTLRTFLHHGFSFVFGIMVKINEGEVRDKQARIVISNNVSVLDHFALYKATQALSPTMWELPTSMGNALGLQVMDMNSKEALIANMKQFLSTTDSNIAIQPEFGITNSRVALLKFNSWPFTIEASVQPVAIKAWRPEFISIHLTSLASRRWIDIFWFMFVPYTVFIFKYLKIKQNPDCEVLVREVEKDIASNLGLQTSSHTVLDKKEFEKRYIMEKAQSRRFNRNSPTSQVIHSIEIQRMVRQVSEVLPLVPHNVILRDLLKTRNVDITIANILDGIVTYTPDSSQTVTRTASLDQLQKSTVKDNSNVGSSSFQERKIKMLREARERYIQKHGLKNC